The genomic DNA ACGCGCTATCGTGATACGCACAGCCGAGCCGTCATTCAGATCAAATTGATTTTGCACCAACCCTTTCCCAAAACTCCGTTCACCTACGACGACACCCCTGTCTAGATCCTGTATCGCGCCCGCAACAATTTCCGATGCAGAAGCAGAGCCGCGGTTGATCAGCACAACGACCGGGTAACTTCGATACGATTTTTTGTCGCTTGAATAAAATTCCTGCGTAGAACCCGGAATTCGCCCTTTCATATACACGATCATCTTACCGCCGGGCAGAAATTTATCCACGATCATTTTTGCTTCTTCCAAAATACCGCCGCCGTTGTTTCGCATGTCCAGCACAAGTTGCTTCATCCCTTTACTTTCCAATTCCTTCAAGGCCTGCTCGATCTCATCCGACGTAGTTTCGGCAAACCGCACAAAACGTATATATCCCGTGTTTTCATCCAGCATAAATTTTGCGTCAACGCTGTAAACCGGAATCTTATCGCGAATAATGTCAAATTCGAGCAATCCTTCTATGCCCGTTCTCTGAATGCTGATGTGTACCAAAGTTCCTTTCGGCCCGCGTAATTTTGAAACCGCTTCATCCGTCGTTATACCCTTGGTCGTAACGGAATTAATCATCATAACTTTGTCGCCGCCCTGAATGCCGATCCTTTCGGACGGACTGCCGGGAATCGGCGTCACAATCGTTAACTGGCCATTGATTACATCAATCTGACTTCCGATACCTTCAAAGTTTCCTTTGAACTCTTCTTTAACTTGCTTCAATTCTTTCGGAGGAATGTACACGGAATGCGGATCTAGGCTTTTTAGCGCACCGATAATGGCGTCATCAACCAACTTTTCACCGTCAACTTCTTCAACGTAGGTCTTTGATATAAGATCTAAAACCGTATTCAGCTTGACGATATTTTTGTAGGCATTCTGCGCAGTATTGGAAAATCCGGTAATGGCGAGAACGACAACAAAAAGCGCGATCATGGGAATCCAGATTTTTTTCTTCATACAAATTCTCCGATTTATATTTAATGTTCTATTTTTCTTGATAGACTAAGTATTATGTTTACGCACCACACCTCGTCAGGTTTCAACGAAATCTTCCAGTGCGGGAATAAACAGGACTGTTGATATACTCGCTCAAAACCCTCTTCGGACAGAGAAATAGTTTCTACGGGATGCCGCCAAAACGTTGCGGGTTGTTCCAGTTTTAAATTAACATCCACGCCCAGCCAATGATCCACCATACCGAGTTCGGATACGTTCGCGTTGACACCTTTGCTTGCTAATTGTCTGTCGGCCAACGTCTGTCCTGTTACATAATAATAACGATCATCTGCCTTACCGGCTAGCAAAGTCAAATTCAATTCCGGTCCGAATAACGATTTTATAATTTTATCGCCGATATTTCGGAGTTCATATAATATTTGAATTTGTGTGGTGCCCGGAATAAGTGAAAAAGTTTTATGAAGCAGTAGTTTGGTCTGATCAACCTGTCCCTCGCGACTAAAAACATATTGTATTTTCTTTTCATCAGAATTGTTTTTCCCGCTAAAAGGATTTTCTATAAAGTCGCCCGATTCGATAAAATGGCCTTTGTAGAAATATTCAAATCCGGTATCCAGCGGTATGAAATGATCAAGGAAACTCTGTCGGGTAAACGAATCATATAACAAAAACTCATGTAAATTTTTTTCTTTAGCAAGGACAAGATCGTGGATGCTGGCTACATCATTACTGTTCTTTTTAACTTCTGATGCGGCACTATCGGCATTGAATTCAGTTAATTTTTTATGGTAGCCTTCTTCGCGGCGCGTCATCGTATCGCCGAGATTAATCGGCACGTCCTTGTAAGACAATTCAAATAACCCCGCGCCATTCTCAAGGTTAAAATACAAATCAAGCTGCTTGGTTTCTATCAGAATTTCTTCCCGCCCGTCTGCATCGTAATCGATTTTTTCAATTTGGTACCATTTTTCATTATCGCCGTTCTCTACCGTGTCCAGCAATTGTTCGCATAATAACATTTCGCGGTACATGGCATAACGGATATTATTGAGATAAATTCCACCGAAAACTCCGTGCCAGTATGGACAGTTGCATTGCGACGCCCATAGATGGTCTTGCGCTTTTTCCAGCAGACGGGCTTTTTCTTCAGCCGCACTTTGGTCTTCGGGCGTTACGACGGCTTTCAGCATCTGAATTCGGTTACTCAGCCTGAGCATTTTTTTGTGCATTCGATTAGCTTCGGGATATTTTACAGAAAAATTTCTCCAAAATCCGCCCCGCACAAAAATACCGTATTCATCAAATAAGTTTTTTTCTTTTAATGTATTTTCAAACTGTTCGTAGGACAGATAACTTTTTACGGGCAATGCCCAGTGCTGCATTTCACTGTAAGATGAAGACGGAATATAGACACGTCCGGAAGGTTTCACCAAACTCTGAGACTCAGAAAAATGCAGAATCCTAATCCAATCTTTGTTTTTCTCCAGAAGTTTAAAAAACTTCTCAAGCCATCCGTTTTCATATACATGCCGGTACGTCTGAGGCCAGATACCGAATTTTTCTCCATCGTCGGCGAAAACGGCAATCCGATCACCTTCTTCGGTCGCCATGTCTCTTAAATAATCTATCGTTATTTCGGGATCATGAAACGGAATCGTGTACCGCAGTGTTCTGCTGATGGGAAACACATTCACCTTAAGGCCCTCTTCCTCGGTGACAAAATAGCCGGTGAGATCCTCTTCTTCTAATCCGGTATATTTGAAATGCGTATCATCCAGAACGACGTACCGCATCCCCGCCTGATGAATAGGTTTAGGCAAATGCGGTTCCCAAATTCTCTCTGCCATCCACATACCCTGGGGTTTGACGCCGAACTTTTCCTCGCAATATGATGAGAGTTTTTTGATCTGTCCCAGTTTATCATGATCCGGTATAACAGACAAGATTGGTTCATAAAATCCTCCTCCGATAATTTCGATCTGTCCACTCTCTGCCATCACACGTAGCCGCGTAATAAATTCAGGATAGGTACGATCAATCCAGTCCAATAATATACCGGTAAAATGCATGTTAATTTTGATCGATGGAAATTTATCCAGCATATCCAAAAACGGTTTGTACGCCTTCTGATAAGCTTCGTCAAAGACAAAATCAAAATTTCCAACCGGCTGATGATTATGCAGCCCGATAATGAAATTTATTTTTTTCAAATCCTACTCTCGCGTGGTTTATTCAACAATGGCTTTAACAAAATCACGTGAATTAAATTCTTCCAGATCGTCAATTCCCTCTCCGATACCAATAAATAGAACGGGAATTTTTAGCTCTTGCTGGATTGCCAGTACAACGCCGCCCTTTGCTGTGCCGTCCAGTTTGGTAAGAATGAGCCCGGATATCTGCGCTGCCTGCGAAAATTGTTTTGCCTGCTGAATGGCATTCTGACCGGTAGTCCCGTCCAAAACGAGTAACGTTTCGTGCGGCGCATCAGGTATCTGTTTTTCGATAACACGGCGAATTTTTTTCAGTTCCTCCATCAAATTGATCTTGGTATGAAGCCGCCCCGCTGTATCCACTAATACTACGTCATATCCACGGGTTTTGGCCGATGTAAGTGCGTCAAATACGACCGATGCAGGATCTGCGCCTTCCGCCTGACGAACGATCTCCACAGCCGAACGGCGAGCCCAAACTTCAAGCTGCCCTCCGGCAGCTGCCCTGAAAGTATCTCCGGCCACCAGCAAAACCTTGCTTCCGGCCTTTGCAAAACGATTGGCAAGCTTGCCGATGGTCGTCGTCTTGCCTGTTCCATTCACCCCAACAATCAATATGACAAACGGCTTATGCTGATGTATCTTCGACTCCATCGGAATATGGTTCTGCATGACAATCATTTTCTCTATCTCATCCTCAAGCAGGGTATAGATGATCTGCGTATCGTTTAGTTTTTCCTTTTTTATTCGCTGCCGGAGTTTCTCTAGAATTTTGTGCGAGGTCATGACGCCTATATCGGCCGTAATTAATATCTCTTCAATCTGCCCAAGCAAAGATTCATCAATTACAGTTTGGCCCTGCAATACAGCCGAAAGTCTCCCAAAAAGATTGTCCCGCGTTTTTGCCAATCGTCGTTTCAGTGTTTCAATAATCGACATGTTCCGGCCTGATTTAAAATTTGCGAAAAAAATAGTAGATATGAATTGCAACGACTCCAATCGAATCGGCGAAGAAGTCTAATGCGGACGCATACCTGCCTCGAACAAAGCTCTGATGAAATTCATCGGATGCTGCATATATCA from bacterium includes the following:
- the ftsY gene encoding signal recognition particle-docking protein FtsY, yielding MSIIETLKRRLAKTRDNLFGRLSAVLQGQTVIDESLLGQIEEILITADIGVMTSHKILEKLRQRIKKEKLNDTQIIYTLLEDEIEKMIVMQNHIPMESKIHQHKPFVILIVGVNGTGKTTTIGKLANRFAKAGSKVLLVAGDTFRAAAGGQLEVWARRSAVEIVRQAEGADPASVVFDALTSAKTRGYDVVLVDTAGRLHTKINLMEELKKIRRVIEKQIPDAPHETLLVLDGTTGQNAIQQAKQFSQAAQISGLILTKLDGTAKGGVVLAIQQELKIPVLFIGIGEGIDDLEEFNSRDFVKAIVE
- a CDS encoding S41 family peptidase, with the translated sequence MKKKIWIPMIALFVVVLAITGFSNTAQNAYKNIVKLNTVLDLISKTYVEEVDGEKLVDDAIIGALKSLDPHSVYIPPKELKQVKEEFKGNFEGIGSQIDVINGQLTIVTPIPGSPSERIGIQGGDKVMMINSVTTKGITTDEAVSKLRGPKGTLVHISIQRTGIEGLLEFDIIRDKIPVYSVDAKFMLDENTGYIRFVRFAETTSDEIEQALKELESKGMKQLVLDMRNNGGGILEEAKMIVDKFLPGGKMIVYMKGRIPGSTQEFYSSDKKSYRSYPVVVLINRGSASASEIVAGAIQDLDRGVVVGERSFGKGLVQNQFDLNDGSAVRITIARYYTPSGRLIQRPYDNKSLEDYYGEARLNDTLHTDTSKVFSTSMGRKVFGGGGIVPDYFITDNDTVTAYYIKLWGKGVFRDFTNNYLEKNGPALRDQYKSNFMQFGKSFDLTELDIQEMVNLGLQKGIQIEQKSVDTDKDLMKNLVKAEIARYIWSSFEASQIRFQNDPALKQAVTYFPQAKKFTETRVKTK
- a CDS encoding DUF1926 domain-containing protein; the protein is MKKINFIIGLHNHQPVGNFDFVFDEAYQKAYKPFLDMLDKFPSIKINMHFTGILLDWIDRTYPEFITRLRVMAESGQIEIIGGGFYEPILSVIPDHDKLGQIKKLSSYCEEKFGVKPQGMWMAERIWEPHLPKPIHQAGMRYVVLDDTHFKYTGLEEEDLTGYFVTEEEGLKVNVFPISRTLRYTIPFHDPEITIDYLRDMATEEGDRIAVFADDGEKFGIWPQTYRHVYENGWLEKFFKLLEKNKDWIRILHFSESQSLVKPSGRVYIPSSSYSEMQHWALPVKSYLSYEQFENTLKEKNLFDEYGIFVRGGFWRNFSVKYPEANRMHKKMLRLSNRIQMLKAVVTPEDQSAAEEKARLLEKAQDHLWASQCNCPYWHGVFGGIYLNNIRYAMYREMLLCEQLLDTVENGDNEKWYQIEKIDYDADGREEILIETKQLDLYFNLENGAGLFELSYKDVPINLGDTMTRREEGYHKKLTEFNADSAASEVKKNSNDVASIHDLVLAKEKNLHEFLLYDSFTRQSFLDHFIPLDTGFEYFYKGHFIESGDFIENPFSGKNNSDEKKIQYVFSREGQVDQTKLLLHKTFSLIPGTTQIQILYELRNIGDKIIKSLFGPELNLTLLAGKADDRYYYVTGQTLADRQLASKGVNANVSELGMVDHWLGVDVNLKLEQPATFWRHPVETISLSEEGFERVYQQSCLFPHWKISLKPDEVWCVNIILSLSRKIEH